The segment CTAAAGTCAACTTCAGGGAAGTTCTCAATAGCATCCAATCTGAAATCCTCAAAACCAGCTGCATAATTGCGATCCAGGGTGTCCGTATACACTTTGGACGACTTGAATTCAGCCACAGCGTCCTCTTTTGCCTTGGAGAGACGAGCATTCAGCTCGTCGTTCATCTTTTGCAAGTGATCAATGTGGGTATCCTTCTCCAGTGCATCAGTCTTTAGCTCCTCGATCAGCATTTTATGCTCATTGACTTCCTCCTTAGCTTTTGCAGCAGCCCCAGCCCATTTTTTGCAGTCAGCATTCACCTGTTGAATCCTCGTCTCCAACAAGACCCTCGTCTTGTCCAGTTCTGTTGCCTGTCTGGACGCTGCCATAAACTTTGACATGGCCTATGAATAGATAAAACAACATAGGATGGTTAAATGAAGAAAGGTTGTTAACTGAACAAGGACGAGAAATGAATATAAACATACCTTAAAGAGGTCATGGACTCCAGAATGCTCAAACTCCTTTAAGCCCATGTTATAACACATATTTATGTCCTCGCCCAGGACAGCCAACTGAAAACGTTCCCAAGCCAAATCCTCATTTTCAATGATGTTCGTGGAAGGCTAGGACGAACCAGGCGCAGTTGACTTAGACAAAGGAGTTCTGGGTGGAGGAGTCTTGGACGAAGTGGACTCAACCGAAGTGGACGAGTCCACATCAACTACCTGGATGGAAGGCTAAGATTGTGGAGGTTTGGACTTAACCACCTTAGACGAGCCCTGCTTCACTCTTTTGTCTCGACAATTGGGGAGCCCTTCTAAATCAATGTTCTTTGGCAAGAACTTCCTTTTGTCCCCAACCGTTGGACGTACCTGAACCTAAGGACGATCCTGGGTCTGAGCCTCAGGACGTTTCCCCTCACCTACAACTTCTTTCCCTTTGTTCTCTTTCATTGTTGACATTCCTAAAACGAGATAATAAATAGATCAGGaatgtatacatatatatatatatatatatatatatatataataaaaaataaaaaaaaacttagctgAAAACTTACTTTTGTGCACAATAACCTCGTGTGCAATAGCTTCGTCTGACGGCTCAAGACCCAAACCCCACTTGGCTAGACGTCTAAGAGTGATAAGAGAACGAAAGCTCCTGTTTGTATGAAGACGAGCCCTGTGGACGCGGTCACGATGAAATTTGCTCAAAGACGGACGTTTGGCAGCTACAACACAATGAGTAAATAAAGGTTAGAAATTGTAAACAGATCAAATAGAAAGAAGGATAAAAATAAACAAGGGGAAGGGACGTACCTTCTAGACGAAGGTTCCCTAAGTCCCCAGTGTAAGGAGGAAAGGGATCCCTGCCCATGTCCACAGGGTTCCCTACCTAGAAGCCTGAGACAAAGATGAATTCCGTCTTCCACTTTCTATTAGACGAAGCTAAGGACTTGATTAACCTACAATCATTCCCCCTAGCAGTGAACTGGTAAAAACCCTTAAACTGACTTATTGCAAaaggtttataacaataaagaaaatcgTCCACAGTAAGAGGACGATCCCCACCAAAAACTtccctccacaaaatttgcatggagaTAACTAATCTCCACGCGTTAGGATTAAATTGACAGACACCTAAACCTAACTTGACTAACAACTCTCTAGCAAAGGCATTTAAGGGAAACCTAAGGCTACCCAGGAAGTAAGATTCATAGACGCCTATTCCAAAACGTGGGTCACAACACCACTCTCCATGGACGAGTAGCATAGGGTTAAACTCGTCCGGAATTTGATACCAAGATTTAAGACTGTTTAATCTCTGTTCATCCATCTTAGAATGGACGCCTACTGCGCAACTAAAGACGGTCTCTTCCTCGTCTGTCGGATTGGACGGAGGCACGCTGGACAGAGAGCCAGCTTAAGAGCCAGAAGCTCTCCTAAGTTGTTCTTGGACGACCTCAATAGGGAGCCCAGGGGCCCCAGAAGAGTAATTCTCGTCTGTACTTCCTCCACTATCGTCACTAGCACTGCTAGAACTAGATCTATCACTACAATCCTCATAATACTCGTCTATAGCCTTATTAAGGCTATCAGTGGACGAGGAAGCAACAAACATTTTTGACAAGAAACTTAGAACCTAAAGATGGAGAGAAGAAGAATACCTGGCTCTAGACGGAAGAAGACTCTAGATGCAGAGGAACTCCTAGACGAGGCTCTAGACGATGgatgtcaaggaagaaaatctctgaaatgagaagggttaagggaggcattccactatttataggatGCTGACCTGGGCATTTGAAATGACTCTACCAATACGAAAGTGACACATGGTATCTACCTCAGAAAACTAAATCGACGGGACCAGTcgccaataaaaaaatgacacgTGGTGCAATGATTTATTAACCAATTATATGCACCCAAGGACGTGTCGGCAGCTCACCCCACTCATTGGACGACCCACATggacgagggggcaactgatggtgtcacaaaaAACATCAACTCCTGAACTCGTCCATATGTATCGCCCAACGAAAGACAAGCTAGGACAAACCAAACAGGCTAAGTGATCTCCCAAGCGTCCTGGCTAATCTTGTCCGTCTTTGGACGGACGAGATCCCGTGGGAATCTTACCAATCATCACCTAGACAGTGGACGAGCCGTCCTAGATGGTCTCATCCGTCTTTAGTAAAAGATGGACGAGTTCACCATGGAACGAGCCGTCCAACCTAGgtaacttccacagcggttaTAGAAGTTACCTCCAATTCTCCAGACTCCTCGACATTAGGAACGGTTattaaacagataaccgttccacaaATACTATATAAGGATTCTTTGAGGAAGGGTAAGGCATTcagacaattttatttaagaaaacaCTCCTTCCTTACAGAGAGTTCCAAAGTCACTAGCTTCATCATCAGAGGACTTTTGGCCAGTCgccaccggtctcctctgattCAGTGTTCTTGTTTTACAGGATATAGCCTAAAGATCATCATCGTTCGAGACTTGTCAACCTACTGATATCCAAGGAACTATCAAACATTAtactttaaaaatgaaaatttaccaaaaataatgatgtatttttctaatttaatatatatatatatatatatatatattttttttttttttacactattCAACATTGTTTCCTTCAATTAACGCAATAATGGAtgtacaaacacaaacataatatAATAGAGTGGAAATCATAATATGTTGTTTCTTATTCTTTACAAAATGAGTTTTAATCACTAAATAGTAAATAGAACCCCAAATAAGCCACGAGGCACAATGGTGATAAATCTTGTTTAACTGGAACAACTTTTTGGTACTATATCTTATGTAATATAATGTGAGCACCAAATTGAGGTTGAAGAGTTATGATTGAGCAAGGAGCATGAGCATAGGATGAGGAGGTCTCAAATGAGAAGTTCTGCAAAATGAGTGACAAAGCCATCTTGGTCTCTATTAGAGCAAAGTTTTGACCAATGCATATCCTAGGACCCCCACCAAATGGGAAGAATGATACTTGGCCCTTTGTTGCCTTTGAAATGCCTTCTAAAAATCTCTCCGGGTTAAACTGTTTTGCATTCTCACCCCACAGTTCATAATCATGGTGGACTAGGATTGTTGGTAGAGCAATCTCCACTCCAGCTGGTATTATCAAGTTTCCCAGCTTGGTTTCCTTGTGAACTATTCGAAGTAGCGAAGCTCCTGGTGGGTACAACCTCAGAGCCTCATTCAATATCATGGTTACCTGTGCCATGGATAATCAACTATTACCACAGTGCATTTCTTAATGAacttagtaaaataaaataaaataagttcatTAAATGTCCCTCTTGAAGACTATATGAGAGATTTTGTAGCTCATTTATGATtgataaattttgaaataagaTTTATTACTTGATCTACAAACCTAATCAAATTTGAGTTTTGCACTCAAATTAGTGGTCTATAGTCTATACTACCAAGTACCAACTCTTACAAAAAAAGAGTATGCTGACTATCATAAGCTCAATAGAAAATGGCTTTTACTCGATCAATTAACTAATATTGCATGAATTTTCGTGGATGTGAATATTTCAACTTTGAAAGACAGTACATATtaattttataggaaaattaagaaaaattagaatCTTTAGGGAATACTTACAATTTTAAGGTGATTTAACCCATCAAAGTCAGGTCTGTTCTTACCAAAGACTTGCAAAACCTCTTCTCTTGCACGAGCTTGCCAGTTTGGATACTTACTCAACAAAACCATTGTCCAAACAAGTAAAACCGAGGTTGTCTCTTCCCCAGCAAAGTAGAAAAGCTTACATTCCTCAATTACATCCTTAATACTCATTCCGGCACTCTTTTTGTTACCAAATTCCTTAATCTCTCTAGAATTTGATTCCATAAGTATGCCTAATAAGTCATCATTTCTGCCTTTGCTTGCCTTCTCCCTTTTGTTAATGATTCCCATTAGTAAGTCTCGTACTTCTCTTTCAATTTCCTTCATCCTCCTGTGTGTCTTAGTTGGTAAAAACCTGCATGCATAAATATTAGCTATTAGTAAATTGTGAAGATTGaagacacaaaaatggaaattgtATTAATTATAATGTGATGATCTCtgttaatttttgtgtttgatgagATGTTTAGGAAAGTAGGTTATAGCCAATTTCATCTctgaataaacaataaaatttggaattttgttttcattggATGCACGATTTTATAAACTGAACAGGATCAACCGGTTCAACTAGGAATTGGAACCAATCCGATCCAAGAAAATCATccaaaattggttaaaaactgaGTTAAACTGGGAACTAGGGCCAAAATCAATTCTTTGACCATaccgatttttaaaaccatgatcaaaTTTCAAATGCATGAGAATTTTTCAAACTTGACTAAATTTCAAAGTTGAATGTTTAATCGCTACCTTAGTCCTAGAAAGTATACAGATTCTTCTACTTTTACAACAAGTTGTGCTTGCTCTTTTTGGAGTTCAaatattcttcttccttctttataGCTACTTCCAAATGCTGTTCTTGAAATCACATCGCTTGACATGTTTTCAAGATAAGGCCATACGTCTAACTCACAGGATCCATCTTCAGAGGTCAACCTCTCCCATTGGCTAATCATATCAATACAACTTTGATAAAATGCAGGTAACATAAGCTGTAGCAATCACAATGTATAtagtttaaattataataaatagaAACAAGATTATTGGCATTATATTGTTCAACAAATCTCCATACATAACTTTcctcacaaattttttcacagcTGTTGCAAATGACAAGTTATTAATGATATATAGTCCATATGAAAAGcaataaccatttttttaagagaaagatcactaacaatttaccacttcaataacagtaaaaaaatgttatgtctatATTATTACTCTATATTGTTTTTGATAGAATCCCAACTACCCTTTTAATACACATGCGGTTTGTAATATATGCCAAATTGCCAACAAAAAATTACCCTTTCATTTATATAATGAATTCAAAGTAGTTAGATGCTTTataactatttctttttttaatttgattgctatatatgtttttaagttaattttttatagaGATAGAATTTAGAATTTGTAGCATCCACCctatgataattattttttactattaaaccaagatactattaaaaaaaaattgggtgtAGGTAGGAGTTAAACTTTTCCCATTTGAGCAAGCAAGAATctaagtttaaatttaattgatattattcataTTTGAAAGTTTGAATGGACATAtagtctttgtttttttttttttttttttttttttttttttttttttttaaagaagaaaatggacatataatattatttgctATACTAGCATTACTGATGTTTGAATGTACTTAGAATCTTATTTGCACACCATATTTTTGGTCAACCATATTTTAAGCAATAGATCAAAGGTAGTATCTAGCAATAATTATATTCTTTGTGGTGCCTAGTGTATGTAGTTTGAACCATACTTCTCCCATTAACTACCCATGtcaaaaaatattgtcactttTAAGTTATATATGAGCACTGctacagtcacaaactattttataacatttttacaaattattgatgtgacaGATTCTTACTGTTTCTCATCTGGGTCCATTACTAACATCATCTTCTCacttactaataatcactcaccatatcaataatttgtaaaaaagtttctaaaatagtttttttccaTCACATTACTCAtaaccaaaacacaaacaattCCCTATCATGATTATTGTACTGTACTCAGACCGGCTGAACAATAGATAAATTGATGCCATGCAATCGCCTATGGCCCCCTAATAAAAGACAACCCCTACTtgtaaaaaacaattatatatataattctaaaaaaaaataaaaaatctctcatctctctatctctctgccTATCCATCTATATTCTTACCTTTCATTTCTTCATCTTgattcttaatatttttctataaacTCAATCATTCTTTGTTCACTGCCCTTTATAGTAGATTCAAGATTGAAGAGGGGCGATGTGGGCATAGCATAGGTAACCCTTCTGGTCATCTCCCTCTCTGTCTTTCCAATATTTAAGATTGAAGAGTTtgctttttattcaattaaatattttaaattatattttttaatctacttGATTGATAGGACAACACTCTGGTCTTGCTTAGCCCACAGCACTGCACAATCTACCCATAGGCCACATCACTACACATTGTACAAGGCCATAAGCCCATAGTTCACAATTCACAGCTAGCCCCCACACGCCACATGGCCACACACTAACCCACTCACACCCACACTCAATGTCACACCCACtatatcttttacttttttatgcaaaatttttactttatcaattattataagtTATCACACCAATTAATGATTTGATGAATATCATAtcaactcatttgtattatagtgatCAATATCATTTTAAATagattttaagtaaaaaaaaaatatcaattaatattatttaattaatatttaaatataaaaaaatgcccCACTTAAAATTTTCGCCTAAGCCTCCAAAGTTGTTGAGCAGCCCTGACTGTACCTATAAGTTTTTTTATCACTAACATGTGCTACAGACATTTGAAACTTTGCTATGGAGTTCAGTACAGAAGTGTTTTTGCATTAAACTTGGTAATTTGTACAATATCACTTTAAAGATAAATCATGCAATTCTAGACTAagctacaacatttttacaaaagtGATGACAATAATCTAATTTGGACACAACTATTGATTCCATATGGatttaaaaagataagaaaTGTAATACATAACCTTCAACTTCTCTATATGGAAAGCAGGGTTGATGATCTTTCTGTGTTTAGCCCATTTCTCACCCTCGTAGTTTATTACTCCCATTGCAAGCAATCTGACAAGTGGATTTGGTTTGGGCCTCTGAAAGTCACCTATCCTCGTGAAAACATCTTTAATTTGTTCGGGGCTCGTAACGTTTATACGGGGTGTTGGGCCAAGCCATGTAAAAGAATTCTTGCCTGCATATGTTTACGAAGgttgaaagaaaatccaatatttttagtaaaatattatgtctacaacattttcataataaatattaagtGAGAGTTTGTTACTAACTATTACTAATGgataaaaaatcatttcaatggtttatttaaattagaaccaataacactaactttatctcaaaaaaaatttgactccACCGCTACCAATTTAGATTCTAGTTTATAGTTTAATCAATTGGTCTAGTTTTTCTGGTTCAGATTTAAGATTTTGGGTATAAGCTAATTCATAGTTGGAAGCTTTTAAACAGAAGTTACACGACTTAAACAGCCATACATACTTTATTGCTATGAAATGAGTGAGATATAATTTGTGTTTGCTGCAACAAAATCTTTAGGTAATTAAGTTTATTGTAGACATACATACCATAACGCTTCACTGTGTGATGTTCAAAGGGGAGAACACGTGGCACAATATCGTCAGAGAGTTCTATGTGCTTAGAACAAGCTTGCTTTATCATCATAGAGCTATCCTTCGTGTCCCCGAAGAAAAGTCTATAAGAATTGCCTACAAGACCTTGCTTTCTCAAGCACCTCTCTAAATATTTTGGTCTTAACCACACCCAATTCAGAATCATGCATGACAACGTTGTCACTATAACAAAAAGAACGGAGGTGGCAACTTTGTCCAGAgaaatttccattatttttttttctttgtagagagagagctagaggTAGAAGAAAGTAAAGAAGAGATAAGAATGGACTTTTCTTCAACACGTTTTTTTATAGCCTTTTCTTTGTTGTCAACATGCATAACTTGTCCTAAAGAATgaggacaaaaaataaaagacaaaataaaacatttaaaaaaattgacatatatataaacaccaACTTCAAAGCACGCAAGTTATGCATATTCAaaagctcttctattttttctatataaaagttaaaaatttgaatctattataatttagaaattttttttttcatataaataaaaatgataaactttatAAATAAGTCGTAACTGTAATTTCCTTTTTGAACGTAAAGGGAAAaatatcctaaattttaggagttttcttttttaattcaaaataaaatttattatttgacatttatgaccatATTTCTCAATGAAGTTACTGTCATTAATGGAGATATTTTTGAATCATATAAAAGTTCAGTTGAAAGAAAAGAATACTCTTATGTATAGTATAGATATAGATAAAGTTAATGatcttttattatttgattatgtcaaaaaagtggaaagaaaatggaggaaaaaattagaataaaaagaagattttagaaaattttatttttacaaaccaAATTCGCACTCTTGAACCAAATAGATAATTCgcactcttctctcttttttgtacaATCAAATATAATGCTCCAAAGGTACACTTGCATGATAGCCGGGCTAGTGCTGGTGCAACTGTTGATTCggctagaaaaaaaatatatatatatagagctccaagatatttttgtaaaaaaacatCTTTTCATTGGATTTGTTGATAGGTTTCtcaataacaacaaaataaaataaaataaaacactgtGAATAGTAGTGTGTATCTATATTCAAtgtattcattaaaaaaaaaaaaaagttgtatctATATTCAATGTAGTTTATAATCTAGAATGAGCTAGCTTGAtgtgacccaaaaaaaaatgacatcacCCATGATTCATGTGGTGCACATTGCATCATTGATTACATAACCTCCTAAGAAATAAAAAGTTAAGAGTAGCACTTTTTACAATGAAAAAAGACAGTTGAGCTAGGGCTGTCCAGACTCGATCAAAGTCCGACAACCCAGCCAAACCACCCAAAGCCAACCCAATTCTGGCCCGAACCAAAGGTCCAGTCGATCGGTGGCAGGTTTCCATTCTCAAGAACCGACATCTGCGGGACAAGTGGCGGGTTTGCTTCTCTAAAACCCAAGCAACCAgaacccaattggacttatataaaaaatccaACCGAATCCTGAAAAACAAGATAGATCTGGCAAGATCTCAACTAGATCTAGCGAGACCTCAACCAAATCAGGCTAGATCTAGAGGGATTTAGCCAAATCCGGCCAAATTCTAGCAATTTTTAGTGAAAACATGCTTGTTCCAGTGAAAAAATGCGGATTTTGGCAATAAAATGCAGATTCCGGCATCTTTTTCCAGATTCCGATGATGATTGAGCTAGGACTATCCAAACTCAACCGGAGCCTGACAACCCGACCAAACCACCCAACGCCGACTTGATTCCGGCCAGAACCAAAGGTCTAGTCGGTCGACGACGGGTTTCCATTCTCAAGAACCGATACTGGCAAGTCAAATGGTGAGTTTGCTTCTCCAAAACCCAAGCAACTCGAACCCAATCgaagttatataaaaaaatccaaccaaatccTGTAAAAACAAGACAAATCTGGTGAGATCTCAACCAAATCAGGCTAGATCTAGAGGGATTTAGCCAAATCCGACCAAATTCCAACAATTTTTAGTGAAAACATGCATGTTCCAGCGAAAAAAATGCAGATTTCGGTGATAATATGTAGATTCTAGCATATTTTTCCAGATTTCGATGATGGTTGAGCTAGGACTATCCAGACTTAACCGGAGCCTAACAACCCGGCCAAACCACCCAACGCCGACCCAATTCCAGCCAGAACCAAAGGTCCAGTCGATCGGCAGTGGGTTTCCGTTCTCAAGAACCGATACTGGCGAGTCAAGTGGCAGGTTTGCTTCTCCAAAACCCAAGCAACCTAAACCCAATCgaagttatataaaaaaatccagCCAAATCCTGCAAAAACAAGCCAGATCTGGCGAGATCTCAACTAGATCTAGCAAGATCTCGACCAGATCCGACTAGATCTAGAGGGATTTAGCCAAATCCGGCCAAATTCCagcaatttttagcaaaaacatgCATATTCtagcgaaaaaaaaaatgcatatttcaacgataaaattcaaattccaatGGCTTTTTCCAGATTCCAgtgacttttcttttttcaaatttcgattacttttttttttattccgaCAACCGACGCTCACTCTCACCCTAAACCGACTCGACCGATTTTTCCGACAGTCGGTTTTGGGTTCCTCTGGCCTCCACCCGACGCCGACAAGTCGAGTCTAGGTTAGGCCCAAAATCGATCGAGCCTGACTCGTGAACAGGCCTAGGTTGAGCAACAACAATTGTACATGGGCCACCACAAATATTTTGTCTCTCCTATTTTTGGCAATTGGATTGCTACGATtcaaatttttctctctcctatttTGGCAATTGGATTGCCATAATTGGGCCCCGTTTGATAATGTTATTCTAGTAACATTTTTAAatgttgtggaaatacgtgtggatgaaaaagtgttataaaaatatgtgttgtgttgtttaaacaaaaaaaaaaatttgttaaaacaacacaaccaaagaagccccaaaattttctctcctctttttGGTTAGTTGGGCAGTTAGATACATGCACAAAAATTAGGGAGCAATGGTATTgtcaaaattgttttttctctttcctccatCTGGTCACACagtttctctcttctctcctaCTTTTTCTCACAATTTCGGCAAAATAATTGCTAATATTCACCTCTCTCCTCCACGTGTTGTAGTACCTATATTACaaataaactcaaatttaaGCAATATTTAGTCAAAAGACTCTCTATAAGCATTCATTTAGTATTTAACAAACTATCAACTAAtatagaaacaaacaaaaaaattacaaaaaaaaaaacattattttttaatataacaaaattattaagggtttttttttttataaatttatattttttctaatataaaaaaaatcatgacataATTCTTGATTAATTGGATATTCAATCATCTTAATCAAGAATAACGTTCTAAGGAAGCAATATGttatttcttcaattttcatcTTTGAGCCTTTTTAGATGGTAATCCTTGATCTTTGAGCTCTTTTTATCTTAAATTATGCATTAATTGTGAATAATTTTGCATATGAGatatgtaaataaaaatgtgaagcTTCTAAAACAAGCTGGTACAAAAGGTTAGGGTAAAATATAGTTACAATTCCTTATGTATAATACattaagggcatgtttggtatgggttgggttggtttcATTGGGCTGGTGGGTTGGATTGTTCATGCACACCTCTTCTTGTGCTCCATACGCCATCACACATTCACAGTGCACACGAGTCACTAATATTGGGGACTCTTGTTGGGAGTAGAAAACCAATAATGCTAGTATCCATGTATCACACATAaatacacactttttcacaACTATTTTACGTGGTAAACTGTGAGTggtaaaggaaaaataatgagTTCATGTGATAGTGACGGACAAACAATTACAGTCTACCATGTAATATAATTGTGGCAAAGTCTATGTTTGGTGTGATACTAGCATTATTGGTAGAAAACTGGATATGGACAGACAACTACCATCCAGACACTATAGGACTTTTGTTAGAGTTGTTTTCCTCCGTTTGTTTTTGGCTGTTGGCCGTGAGGGATGAGTTTAAGGCATTGCCAAGTAAG is part of the Quercus robur chromosome 9, dhQueRobu3.1, whole genome shotgun sequence genome and harbors:
- the LOC126699777 gene encoding cytochrome P450 72A397-like, with the translated sequence MEISLDKVATSVLFVIVTTLSCMILNWVWLRPKYLERCLRKQGLVGNSYRLFFGDTKDSSMMIKQACSKHIELSDDIVPRVLPFEHHTVKRYGKNSFTWLGPTPRINVTSPEQIKDVFTRIGDFQRPKPNPLVRLLAMGVINYEGEKWAKHRKIINPAFHIEKLKLMLPAFYQSCIDMISQWERLTSEDGSCELDVWPYLENMSSDVISRTAFGSSYKEGRRIFELQKEQAQLVVKVEESVYFLGLRFLPTKTHRRMKEIEREVRDLLMGIINKREKASKGRNDDLLGILMESNSREIKEFGNKKSAGMSIKDVIEECKLFYFAGEETTSVLLVWTMVLLSKYPNWQARAREEVLQVFGKNRPDFDGLNHLKIVTMILNEALRLYPPGASLLRIVHKETKLGNLIIPAGVEIALPTILVHHDYELWGENAKQFNPERFLEGISKATKGQVSFFPFGGGPRICIGQNFALIETKMALSLILQNFSFETSSSYAHAPCSIITLQPQFGAHIILHKI
- the LOC126699651 gene encoding uncharacterized protein LOC126699651; translation: MCYNMGLKEFEHSGVHDLFKAMSKFMAASRQATELDKTRVLLETRIQQVNADCKKWAGAAAKAKEEVNEHKMLIEELKTDALEKDTHIDHLQKMNDELNARLSKAKEDAVAEFKSSKVYTDTLDRNYAAGFEDFRLDAIENFPEVDFSSIKLNLAAATSSLIQIGSEDVNVEDDASTQPPQDEPNVNAPPA